A single window of Agromyces aureus DNA harbors:
- the nrdE gene encoding class 1b ribonucleoside-diphosphate reductase subunit alpha yields MDYHSLNAMLNLYGDDGQIQFDKDREAAREYFLQHVNQNTVFFHSLKERLDYLVEKEYYEQAVLDQYSFEFITKLNDLAYSKKFRFETFLGAFKYYTSYTLKTFDGKRYLERFEDRVVMTALGLAQGDEQLAVNLVEEIIGGRFQPATPTFLNTGKAQRGELVSCFLLRIEDNMESISRGINSALQLSKRGGGVALSLSNIREAGAPIKQIENQSSGIIPVMKLLEDSFSYANQLGARQGAGAVYLNAHHPDIMKFLDTKRENADEKIRIKTLSLGVVVPDITFELAKNGEDMYLFSPYDVERVYGKPFGDISVTEKYREMVDDPRIKKTKINAREFFQTLAEIQFESGYPYIVFEDTVNKSNPIKGRINMSNLCSEILQVNTPTTYNEDLSYNEIGKDISCNLGSLNIALTMDSPDFGKTIETAIRGLTAVSNMSHITSVRSIEDGNDKSHAIGLGQMNLHGYLARERVFYGSEEGIDFTNIYFYTVLFHALRASNAIATERGETFVGFEDSKYASGEFFDKYTDAAWVPATAKVTQLFADSNVHIPTQEDWKALKASIQEHGIYNQNLQAVPPTGSISYINNSTASIHPIASKIEIRKEGKLGRVYYPAAFMTNDNLEYYQDAYEIGHEKVIDTYAAATQHVDQGLSLTLFFKDTATTRDINKAQIYAWKKGIKTIYYIRLRQMALEGTELEMCVSCAL; encoded by the coding sequence ATGGACTACCACTCGCTCAACGCGATGCTGAACCTCTACGGCGACGACGGACAGATCCAGTTCGACAAGGATCGCGAGGCCGCGCGGGAGTACTTCCTGCAGCACGTGAACCAGAACACCGTCTTCTTCCACTCCCTCAAGGAGCGGCTCGACTACCTCGTCGAGAAGGAGTACTACGAGCAGGCCGTGCTCGACCAGTACTCGTTCGAGTTCATCACCAAGCTCAACGACCTCGCGTACTCGAAGAAGTTCCGCTTCGAGACGTTCCTCGGCGCCTTCAAGTACTACACGAGCTACACGCTCAAGACGTTCGACGGCAAGCGCTACCTCGAGCGCTTCGAGGACCGCGTCGTCATGACGGCCCTCGGTCTCGCGCAGGGCGACGAGCAGCTCGCCGTCAACCTGGTCGAAGAGATCATCGGCGGCCGCTTCCAGCCGGCGACCCCGACGTTCCTGAACACGGGCAAGGCGCAGCGCGGCGAACTCGTGTCGTGCTTCCTGCTGCGCATCGAAGACAACATGGAGTCGATCTCGCGCGGCATCAACTCGGCGCTGCAGCTCTCCAAGCGCGGCGGCGGCGTGGCGCTCTCGCTCTCGAACATCCGCGAGGCCGGCGCCCCGATCAAGCAGATCGAGAACCAGTCCAGCGGCATCATCCCCGTGATGAAGCTCCTCGAAGACAGCTTCAGCTACGCCAACCAGCTCGGTGCCCGCCAGGGTGCCGGTGCTGTGTACCTGAACGCGCACCACCCCGACATCATGAAGTTCCTCGACACCAAGCGCGAGAACGCCGACGAGAAGATCCGCATCAAGACGCTGTCCCTCGGCGTCGTGGTGCCCGACATCACGTTCGAGCTCGCCAAGAACGGCGAGGACATGTACCTCTTCTCGCCGTACGACGTCGAGCGCGTCTACGGCAAGCCGTTCGGCGACATCTCGGTCACCGAGAAGTACCGCGAGATGGTCGACGACCCGCGCATCAAGAAGACCAAGATCAACGCCCGCGAGTTCTTCCAGACGCTCGCCGAGATCCAGTTCGAGAGCGGTTACCCCTACATCGTGTTCGAGGACACGGTCAACAAGTCGAACCCCATCAAGGGCCGCATCAACATGTCGAACCTCTGCAGCGAGATCCTGCAGGTGAACACGCCGACGACGTACAACGAGGACCTCTCGTACAACGAGATCGGCAAGGACATCAGCTGCAACCTCGGTTCGCTGAACATCGCCCTCACCATGGATTCGCCCGACTTCGGCAAGACCATCGAGACCGCGATCCGCGGCCTCACCGCGGTGTCGAACATGAGCCACATCACCTCGGTGCGCTCGATCGAAGACGGCAACGACAAGTCGCACGCCATCGGCCTCGGCCAGATGAACCTGCACGGCTACCTCGCACGCGAGCGCGTCTTCTACGGCAGCGAAGAGGGCATCGACTTCACGAACATCTACTTCTACACGGTGCTGTTCCACGCCCTGCGTGCGTCGAACGCCATCGCGACCGAACGCGGCGAGACCTTCGTCGGCTTCGAAGACTCCAAGTACGCGTCGGGCGAGTTCTTCGACAAGTACACGGATGCCGCGTGGGTGCCCGCGACCGCGAAGGTCACGCAGCTCTTCGCCGACTCGAACGTGCACATCCCCACGCAAGAGGACTGGAAGGCGCTGAAGGCGTCGATCCAGGAGCACGGCATCTACAACCAGAACCTGCAGGCCGTGCCGCCGACCGGATCGATCTCGTACATCAACAACTCGACGGCCTCGATCCACCCGATCGCGTCGAAGATCGAGATCCGCAAGGAAGGCAAGCTCGGTCGCGTCTACTACCCGGCGGCGTTCATGACGAACGACAACCTCGAGTACTACCAGGACGCGTACGAGATCGGCCACGAGAAGGTCATCGACACCTATGCCGCGGCGACGCAGCACGTCGACCAGGGCCTCTCGCTGACGCTGTTCTTCAAGGACACCGCCACGACGCGCGACATCAACAAGGCGCAGATCTACGCATGGAAGAAGGGGATCAAGACGATCTACTACATCCGCCTGCGGCAGATGGCCCTCGAGGGCACCGAGCTCGAGATGTGCGTCTCCTGCGCCCTGTGA
- the nrdF gene encoding class 1b ribonucleoside-diphosphate reductase subunit beta, which produces MTPPEKLKLVDHVQAINWNKIQDDKDLEVWNRLVNNFWLPEKVPLSNDIQSWNTLTPDEQTLTMRVFTGLTLLDTIQGTVGAVSLIPDAITPHEEAVYTNIAFMESVHAKSYSSIFSTLCSTKDIDDAFRWSVENPNLQKKASIVMEYYQGDSPLKRKVASTLLESFLFYSGFYLPMYWSSRAKLTNTADLIRLIIRDEAVHGYYIGYKFQKGLEKVTQEERDDIKDYTFSLLYELYDNEVQYTQDLYDGVGLTEDVKKFLHYNANKALMNLGYEAMFPKSVTDVNPAILSALSPNADENHDFFSGSGSSYVIGKAVSTEDEDWDF; this is translated from the coding sequence ATGACCCCTCCCGAGAAGCTCAAGCTCGTCGACCACGTGCAGGCGATCAACTGGAACAAGATCCAGGACGACAAGGACCTCGAGGTCTGGAACCGTCTCGTGAACAACTTCTGGCTGCCCGAGAAGGTGCCGCTGTCGAACGACATCCAGTCGTGGAACACGCTGACGCCCGACGAGCAGACGCTCACGATGCGCGTGTTCACGGGTCTCACGCTGCTCGACACGATCCAGGGCACGGTCGGCGCGGTCTCGCTCATCCCCGACGCGATCACGCCGCACGAAGAGGCGGTCTACACGAACATCGCGTTCATGGAGTCGGTGCACGCGAAGAGCTACTCGTCGATCTTCTCGACGCTGTGCTCGACGAAGGACATCGACGACGCCTTCCGCTGGTCGGTCGAGAACCCCAACCTTCAGAAGAAGGCCTCCATCGTCATGGAGTACTACCAGGGCGACTCGCCGCTGAAGCGCAAGGTCGCCTCGACGTTGCTCGAGAGCTTCCTCTTCTACTCGGGCTTCTACCTGCCGATGTACTGGTCGTCGCGGGCCAAGCTCACCAACACCGCCGACCTCATTCGCCTCATCATTCGCGACGAGGCCGTGCACGGGTACTACATCGGCTACAAGTTCCAGAAGGGCCTCGAGAAGGTCACGCAGGAAGAGCGCGACGACATCAAGGACTACACGTTCTCGCTGCTCTACGAGCTCTACGACAACGAGGTGCAGTACACGCAGGACCTCTACGACGGCGTCGGCCTGACCGAGGACGTCAAGAAGTTCCTGCACTACAACGCCAACAAGGCCCTCATGAACCTCGGCTACGAGGCGATGTTCCCGAAGAGCGTCACCGACGTGAACCCGGCGATCCTCTCGGCGCTCTCGCCGAACGCCGACGAGAACCACGACTTCTTCTCGGGCTCCGGCTCCTCCTACGTCATCGGCAAGGCCGTGTCGACCGAAGACGAGGACTGGGACTTCTAA
- a CDS encoding PPOX class F420-dependent oxidoreductase: MASIDTLTDDGRRFVTDSHLATLSTIGPDGGLHVVAVGYTLDDGIVRIITSDGTQKVRNVERDARASVAQVSGPQWLSIAGEATIERDPDAVAHAVALYAQRYRQPRVNPRRVVIRLAPDRVMGSAGLVG, translated from the coding sequence ATGGCCTCGATCGACACCCTCACCGACGACGGGCGCCGGTTCGTCACCGACTCCCACCTCGCGACGCTCTCGACGATCGGGCCGGACGGCGGCCTCCACGTCGTCGCAGTCGGCTACACCCTCGACGACGGCATCGTGCGCATCATCACGAGCGACGGCACGCAGAAGGTGCGCAACGTCGAGCGCGACGCACGGGCCTCGGTGGCCCAGGTGTCGGGTCCGCAGTGGCTCAGCATCGCCGGCGAGGCGACCATCGAGCGCGACCCCGACGCGGTGGCCCACGCGGTCGCGCTCTACGCGCAGCGCTATCGGCAGCCCCGCGTGAACCCGCGCCGCGTCGTCATCCGGCTCGCGCCGGATCGCGTGATGGGCTCTGCTGGTCTCGTCGGCTGA
- a CDS encoding carbohydrate-binding protein, translating into MRTPFRPRKRSKFAAVAALAAGAALVAGSLAAAVPASASTAPQAAASATAAQPAQWLTGYWHNFDNGSVTMRLSEVPQAYNLVAIAFADNLAGSPGGITFNLASAELGGYSTTQFKADVAAIRAQGRKVVLSVGGERGNVIVSNATEAKNFADSAYAVMQQYGFDGIDIDLEHGINATYMSDALHQLRAKAGSGFILTMAPQTIDYQATTMPYYQLTLAVKDILTITNTQFYNSGSMMGADQKVYSQGTVDFLTALTAIELGMGLRPDQVGIGVPAVQRAAGGGYQPMANVVKAVDCLEAGTNCGSFKPASPYGRIGGVMTWSINWDKTNGYDVAKVIGARLASGPTDPTGPTDPTDPTGPTDPGTCAAPAWSASKVYTGGVKVSHQGKEYTAKWWTQGETPGTAAVWNEVGTCTGPTNPTNPTNPTNPTNPTNPTNPGACSTAWNVGTAYVGGSVVSFAGSQYRAKWWTQGDQPGSLTWGAWERTGACS; encoded by the coding sequence GTGCGAACACCATTCCGACCCCGCAAGCGATCCAAGTTCGCCGCCGTCGCCGCGCTGGCCGCCGGCGCAGCGCTCGTCGCGGGATCACTCGCGGCCGCGGTTCCCGCGTCAGCCTCGACCGCACCGCAGGCAGCCGCATCGGCGACGGCAGCCCAGCCCGCGCAGTGGCTCACGGGCTACTGGCACAACTTCGACAACGGATCCGTGACGATGCGCCTCAGCGAGGTGCCGCAGGCGTACAACCTCGTCGCGATCGCGTTCGCCGACAACCTGGCCGGTTCGCCCGGCGGCATCACCTTCAACCTGGCGAGCGCCGAGCTCGGCGGGTACAGCACGACGCAGTTCAAGGCGGATGTCGCGGCGATCCGCGCACAGGGGCGCAAGGTCGTGCTCTCGGTCGGCGGCGAGCGAGGCAACGTCATCGTCTCGAACGCGACGGAGGCGAAGAACTTCGCCGACTCCGCCTACGCCGTGATGCAGCAGTACGGATTCGACGGCATCGACATCGACCTCGAGCACGGCATCAACGCCACGTACATGAGCGATGCGCTGCACCAGCTGCGGGCCAAGGCCGGGTCGGGCTTCATCCTGACGATGGCCCCGCAGACGATCGACTACCAGGCGACGACCATGCCCTACTACCAGCTCACGTTGGCGGTGAAGGACATCCTCACCATCACGAACACCCAGTTCTACAACTCGGGATCGATGATGGGTGCCGACCAGAAGGTCTACAGCCAGGGCACCGTCGACTTCCTCACCGCGCTCACCGCGATCGAGCTCGGGATGGGGTTGCGCCCCGACCAGGTCGGCATCGGCGTGCCGGCCGTGCAGCGTGCTGCCGGCGGCGGCTACCAGCCCATGGCGAACGTCGTGAAGGCCGTCGATTGCCTCGAGGCCGGTACGAACTGCGGCTCGTTCAAGCCTGCGTCGCCGTACGGGCGCATCGGCGGCGTCATGACCTGGTCGATCAACTGGGACAAGACGAACGGGTACGACGTGGCGAAGGTCATCGGCGCCCGGCTCGCGAGTGGTCCGACGGATCCGACGGGCCCGACGGATCCCACCGACCCGACGGGTCCCACCGACCCGGGCACCTGCGCGGCGCCCGCGTGGAGCGCGTCGAAGGTCTACACGGGTGGCGTGAAGGTGAGTCATCAGGGCAAGGAGTACACCGCGAAGTGGTGGACCCAGGGCGAGACGCCCGGCACGGCGGCGGTCTGGAACGAGGTCGGCACGTGCACCGGCCCGACCAATCCGACGAACCCGACGAACCCGACGAACCCGACGAACCCGACGAACCCGACGAACCCGGGCGCTTGCTCGACGGCTTGGAACGTCGGCACGGCCTATGTCGGCGGATCGGTCGTGAGCTTCGCCGGATCGCAGTACCGCGCCAAGTGGTGGACCCAGGGGGACCAGCCCGGCTCCCTGACCTGGGGTGCGTGGGAGCGCACCGGCGCCTGCAGCTGA
- a CDS encoding zinc-binding dehydrogenase, whose amino-acid sequence MRALVHGEFGDPAEVLSVREVPVPEPGPGQVRVRLVLSPIHNHDLWTVRGTYGYKPTLPAVGGTEALGVVDALGEGVEHLTIGQSVVTGGTLGVWSEYFIASAAALIPLPDGVPDEVAAQVVAMPFSAVSLLDALGLEAGDWLAQNAANGAVGRLLAQLAPARGINVVGLVRRGAGVDELAGQGIGNIVATDDEGWRERVAEVTGGAAVKVGVDSVGGAASGQVLSLLAENGTLVVFGAMASPVMQIPSGDVIFKQATVKGFWGSKVSSTMAPEERARLMGEVFTRLREGVITLPVEATYGFDEIAQASRANFDAGRVGKVMLRP is encoded by the coding sequence ATGCGGGCACTCGTGCACGGCGAGTTCGGAGACCCGGCCGAGGTGCTATCGGTGCGGGAGGTTCCGGTTCCGGAACCCGGGCCCGGGCAGGTGCGGGTTCGCCTGGTGCTCTCGCCGATCCACAACCACGACCTCTGGACGGTGCGCGGCACGTACGGCTACAAGCCGACGCTGCCGGCCGTCGGCGGCACCGAGGCGCTCGGCGTCGTCGATGCGCTCGGCGAGGGCGTCGAGCATCTCACGATCGGTCAGAGCGTCGTGACCGGCGGCACGCTCGGGGTCTGGTCGGAGTACTTCATCGCCTCGGCGGCCGCACTCATCCCGCTTCCCGACGGCGTGCCCGACGAGGTCGCCGCACAGGTCGTGGCGATGCCGTTCAGCGCCGTGAGCTTGCTCGACGCGCTCGGGCTCGAAGCCGGCGACTGGCTGGCGCAGAACGCCGCGAACGGCGCCGTCGGGCGACTGCTCGCGCAGCTCGCGCCGGCGCGCGGCATCAACGTGGTCGGGCTCGTGCGTCGTGGCGCGGGCGTCGACGAACTCGCCGGGCAGGGCATCGGCAACATCGTCGCAACGGATGACGAGGGCTGGCGTGAACGCGTCGCCGAGGTGACCGGCGGGGCCGCCGTCAAGGTCGGCGTCGATTCGGTCGGCGGCGCCGCGAGCGGCCAGGTGCTCTCGCTGCTCGCCGAGAACGGCACTCTCGTCGTGTTCGGCGCGATGGCGTCGCCCGTCATGCAGATCCCGTCGGGCGACGTGATCTTCAAGCAGGCGACGGTCAAGGGATTCTGGGGGAGCAAGGTCAGCTCGACCATGGCGCCGGAGGAGCGCGCCCGCCTCATGGGCGAGGTGTTCACGCGCCTGCGCGAAGGCGTCATCACGCTGCCGGTCGAGGCGACCTACGGCTTCGACGAGATCGCGCAGGCGAGCCGCGCGAACTTCGACGCCGGCCGCGTCGGCAAGGTCATGCTGCGTCCCTGA
- a CDS encoding NPCBM/NEW2 domain-containing protein: MAAVTVGSLLAISPPAPAEALDNGLADTPPMGWNSWNQFYCNGGNGLTAAALMNVADEIVEKGLQEVGYEYVVLDDCFQNGRDANGVLKVDPTRFPNGIKPVADYVHSKGLKFGIYSVPGTKTCANLYNGYTPNIGSYGHEQIDAETFAAWGVDYLKYDWCYPDGSLNLTKQQAFSKMRDELAKVDRDIVYAISEYGDSAPWTWAEPIANLWRTTGDIAPNWGSITSIIDRQAELHPYSGPGHWNDPDMLQFSNGSLTYAQNKSHLAMWSMLAAPLFLGTDVGALSDAEVALLTNKELVDIDQDPLGEQARRISNGEGLQVWTRELADGDLAVALLNTTGSSATVSTSLGALGAQDDVYVVRDVWSHSDLYNTAAAISATLPAYETAVYRLSAGMDEHLPGVVGASGSGRVEQSGRTTVPVTVHNLLEVPLVGSRLEIGTAGGVTAASPVSVPEIAAGGSATVTVDIEAGATATIGDVSLPAQIVWEGGSEPASVVVKVTPSAPTGETYLSDLPWLATTNGWTGTPRRDLSQDDHPLTVDGTVYPKGIGSNAVSTVDVWLGGNCTVLSGALGVDDETNNGNTTLKPSISGSVTGDGSTLWSNSSVIRYKQKEAFTIDVTGVDRLRLTADIGGDTNAYDHADWLTMSLSCADIVDPELSSAVSVETRCVAGKGVLAVRIDNENDVPVDIRIDTDYGTKSFADIASGKSGFQVFSTRQATVSGGNVSIVLSAEMNGRTVTTEKEVPYSGKSC, translated from the coding sequence GTGGCTGCAGTCACCGTCGGGTCTCTCCTGGCGATCTCTCCACCGGCACCCGCCGAGGCGCTCGACAACGGCCTGGCGGACACGCCCCCGATGGGGTGGAACAGCTGGAACCAGTTCTACTGCAACGGGGGAAACGGTCTCACGGCCGCCGCGCTCATGAACGTGGCGGACGAGATCGTCGAGAAGGGATTGCAAGAGGTTGGATACGAGTACGTCGTGCTCGATGACTGTTTCCAGAACGGACGCGATGCGAACGGCGTCCTGAAGGTCGACCCGACCCGCTTCCCGAACGGTATCAAGCCGGTCGCTGACTACGTTCATTCGAAGGGGCTGAAGTTCGGCATCTACAGTGTCCCCGGGACGAAGACCTGTGCGAACCTCTACAACGGATACACGCCGAACATCGGGTCGTATGGACACGAGCAGATCGACGCCGAGACGTTCGCGGCCTGGGGGGTCGACTACCTGAAGTACGACTGGTGCTACCCCGACGGAAGTCTCAACCTGACCAAGCAGCAGGCCTTCTCCAAGATGCGCGATGAGCTCGCCAAGGTGGACCGGGACATCGTCTACGCGATCTCCGAATACGGCGACAGCGCTCCGTGGACGTGGGCCGAACCCATCGCCAACCTCTGGCGAACCACCGGCGACATCGCGCCCAACTGGGGATCCATCACGAGCATCATCGACCGGCAGGCGGAACTCCATCCGTACTCGGGTCCGGGACACTGGAACGACCCCGACATGCTCCAGTTCAGCAACGGGTCGCTCACCTACGCCCAGAACAAGAGCCACCTGGCGATGTGGTCGATGCTCGCCGCACCGCTCTTCCTCGGGACGGACGTCGGCGCGCTCAGCGACGCCGAGGTTGCTCTGCTCACCAACAAGGAGTTGGTCGACATCGACCAGGACCCTCTGGGCGAGCAGGCACGCCGGATCAGCAACGGCGAGGGTCTTCAAGTGTGGACCCGCGAACTCGCTGACGGCGACCTCGCGGTAGCCCTCCTGAATACGACCGGTTCGAGCGCCACGGTCTCGACCTCTCTCGGCGCATTGGGGGCGCAGGACGACGTCTACGTCGTGCGCGACGTGTGGTCGCACTCCGACCTGTACAACACCGCTGCGGCGATCTCGGCGACGTTGCCCGCATACGAAACCGCCGTGTACCGGCTCTCCGCGGGCATGGACGAACATCTCCCCGGTGTCGTTGGCGCGTCGGGTTCAGGGCGAGTCGAACAATCCGGGCGTACGACAGTTCCCGTCACGGTGCATAACCTCCTCGAGGTGCCCCTCGTCGGCTCGCGACTGGAGATCGGTACCGCTGGCGGAGTCACCGCCGCATCACCGGTCAGCGTTCCGGAGATCGCCGCCGGTGGCTCGGCGACCGTGACGGTCGATATCGAGGCGGGCGCGACCGCGACAATCGGAGATGTGTCCTTGCCGGCGCAGATCGTGTGGGAAGGCGGTTCGGAACCGGCATCGGTGGTCGTCAAGGTCACGCCGAGTGCTCCGACCGGCGAAACCTATCTCAGCGACCTCCCGTGGCTCGCGACGACGAACGGATGGACCGGGACCCCGCGCCGCGACCTCAGTCAGGACGACCACCCGCTCACGGTCGACGGAACGGTCTATCCGAAGGGAATCGGATCGAACGCGGTCTCGACCGTCGACGTCTGGTTGGGCGGGAACTGCACCGTCCTGTCTGGCGCGCTCGGGGTGGACGATGAGACCAACAACGGCAATACGACCCTCAAGCCGTCCATCAGCGGTTCGGTGACCGGGGACGGGTCGACGCTCTGGAGCAACTCCAGCGTCATCCGCTACAAGCAGAAGGAAGCGTTCACCATCGACGTCACCGGCGTGGACCGCCTTCGGCTCACCGCGGATATCGGAGGCGACACGAATGCCTACGACCATGCGGATTGGCTCACGATGAGCTTGTCGTGCGCGGACATCGTGGACCCTGAGCTGAGTTCGGCGGTCTCGGTCGAGACTCGCTGCGTTGCCGGGAAGGGCGTACTCGCGGTGCGCATCGACAACGAGAACGACGTGCCCGTGGACATCAGAATCGACACCGACTACGGAACCAAGTCCTTTGCCGACATCGCATCGGGGAAGTCGGGGTTCCAGGTGTTCTCGACGCGGCAAGCCACGGTCTCGGGCGGCAACGTCTCAATCGTGCTCAGCGCTGAGATGAACGGTCGCACGGTCACGACCGAAAAGGAGGTCCCATACTCCGGAAAGTCCTGCTGA
- a CDS encoding LacI family DNA-binding transcriptional regulator, which produces MQDVARRAAVSPQTVSNVVNGRSGRVSEDTRLRVIESITALGYRVNQSARSLRRGRTGTVGLGIPTLDSEYYGALAEALSDRFLERGLRLVIETTGGAVGAEMQSLASSRLDSYDGFVLALAAGDTDHLVQIDTETPVVLLGERALSSQFDHVVMDNIAGGRRATEFLLQRGALRIVALGGIGSDEESMPALRTRGYLDAHATVGIDVDRALIVPSTFGMEAGYEAISRLLEQGRAFDGVFAMTDSVAIGALRALADAGVRVPDDVQVVGFDNIRAGRYSVPRLTTIEPANETRADAIVDLLMSRMTHPRGDLERRVIVHPATLIERESTIGPRPGTKAN; this is translated from the coding sequence ATGCAGGATGTCGCTCGGCGCGCAGCGGTCTCACCGCAGACCGTCTCCAATGTCGTGAACGGTCGGTCCGGTCGGGTGAGCGAAGACACTCGGCTCCGCGTCATCGAGTCCATCACCGCCCTTGGCTATCGCGTGAACCAATCGGCACGCTCCCTTCGCCGAGGGCGCACCGGCACCGTCGGGCTCGGCATCCCGACCCTCGACTCCGAGTACTACGGAGCCCTCGCCGAAGCGCTCAGCGACCGGTTCTTGGAGCGTGGATTGCGGCTCGTCATCGAGACCACCGGTGGCGCGGTCGGAGCCGAGATGCAGTCTCTCGCGTCGTCACGCCTGGATTCGTACGACGGCTTCGTCCTCGCTCTGGCGGCCGGCGACACGGACCACCTCGTGCAGATCGACACCGAGACCCCCGTCGTGCTCCTCGGTGAACGCGCGCTCTCCAGTCAATTCGACCACGTCGTGATGGACAACATCGCGGGCGGACGTCGCGCGACGGAGTTCCTGCTTCAGCGCGGTGCGCTCCGGATCGTCGCGCTCGGCGGAATCGGCTCCGACGAAGAGTCCATGCCGGCGCTCCGAACCCGTGGCTACCTCGACGCGCACGCGACGGTCGGCATCGACGTCGACAGAGCCCTGATCGTCCCCTCGACCTTCGGAATGGAGGCCGGCTACGAAGCCATCAGCCGCCTTCTCGAACAGGGTCGCGCTTTCGACGGGGTGTTCGCCATGACCGATTCAGTCGCCATCGGTGCGCTCCGGGCGCTCGCGGATGCCGGGGTTCGAGTGCCCGACGACGTGCAGGTGGTCGGCTTCGACAACATCCGGGCCGGCCGTTACAGCGTGCCGAGGCTCACGACGATCGAGCCCGCGAACGAGACACGCGCCGACGCCATCGTGGATCTGCTCATGAGCCGGATGACGCATCCGCGCGGTGATCTCGAACGCCGAGTCATCGTGCACCCCGCAACGCTCATCGAACGTGAATCCACGATCGGGCCCCGGCCGGGCACGAAGGCGAACTGA